From Corallococcus soli, a single genomic window includes:
- a CDS encoding amidohydrolase family protein, translating to MNRLTSALCFALLVPGLLLAAQPLPRPAGAAVPQPKGEAPQEPPPPPAPRDTARDAARASEGDGGTLAPVAATEAPDAKKDAWSVDAPPGATATQVPIDVREGTWMNVDVSPRGDELVFDLLGDVYVLPLTGGEARPLTSGASWDMQPRYSPDGKSIAFTSDRGGGDNLWVMNRDGSDPKPVTQEKFRLLNSPAWSPDGQFLVGRKHFTGRRSLGAGEVWMYHRAGGEGVKLTERVSDQKDLGEPAFSPDGRYVYFSQDVTPGKAFEYDKDPNKEIYAIQRLDLETKEVEPFVTGPGGSIRPTPSPDGKQLAFVRRVRAKSVLYVADVASGAERPLYDGLDRDMQETWAIHGVTPVMAWTPDNKALVFWAGGKLHRIDVATKKVSPIPFHVKGTRTVFQPVRSSRAVAPERFNVKMLRWMQVSPDGKRVVYQALGRLYVKELPSGTPRRLTRQNEHLEFFPSFSRDGRSIVYTTWDDDRLGAVRIVAATGGEGRVVTAQPGYFVEPALSPDGKWVVYRATGDGYLMPGTWSRETGLFAVASAGGGVSRKLTRAGEQPHFGAKSDRVYFLHVESKEAEDVRTLRSVSLDGGEERTHLKSAGALELRVSPDDRWVAFREDFNAYVTPFVRGSKEVQVGPGAKAMPVTQVSRDAGEYLHWSGSGSRMSLHWALGPKLFTRALKDAFTFLDGSPKTVAPPSAEGVDVSFTSKSDVPEGTLALVGGRIVTMKGDEVLEEGVVVVKGHRIVAVGPVGKVAVPAGAKVVDVKGKTLMPGLVDVHWHGRMGVDGLMPEQSWVQAASLAFGVTTLHDPSNNSETIFAASELGKAGMLVSPRIHSTGTILYGAASAGARVEIDSLDDARRHLRRMQALGGFSVKSYNQPRRDQRQKVLQAARELGMLVVPEGGSLLQHNLTMVVDGHTGVEHSLPVARIYDDVRQLWKATRVGYTPTLGVSYGGLMGENYWYQKTNVWEDTRLLSFVPRRVVDERSRRRVMVPDEEFNHQNVARVAKELNDLGVSVQLGAHGQREGLAAHWELAMFVQGGMTPMQALRAGTLSGARYLGMDADLGSLEGGKLADLVVLDKNPLEDISHSRTVRYTMVNGRLYDANTLNEVGTRQRTRAKFFFEKDGNEGWSPKASTHANEQACD from the coding sequence GTGAACCGACTGACCTCCGCCCTCTGCTTCGCGCTGCTGGTGCCGGGCCTGCTCCTGGCCGCGCAGCCCCTGCCCCGGCCCGCGGGTGCCGCCGTCCCGCAGCCGAAGGGTGAAGCCCCCCAGGAGCCGCCCCCGCCGCCCGCGCCCAGGGACACCGCGCGCGACGCCGCCCGGGCGAGCGAGGGAGACGGTGGCACCCTGGCTCCCGTCGCGGCCACCGAGGCGCCGGACGCGAAGAAGGACGCCTGGAGCGTGGACGCGCCCCCGGGCGCGACCGCCACGCAGGTGCCCATCGACGTGCGCGAGGGCACGTGGATGAACGTGGACGTGAGCCCGCGCGGGGACGAGCTCGTCTTCGACCTGCTGGGGGACGTGTACGTGCTGCCGCTGACGGGCGGGGAGGCGCGTCCGCTGACGTCCGGCGCGTCCTGGGACATGCAGCCGCGCTACAGCCCGGACGGGAAGTCCATCGCGTTCACGAGCGACCGCGGCGGCGGCGACAACCTCTGGGTGATGAACCGGGACGGCTCCGACCCGAAGCCGGTGACGCAGGAGAAGTTCCGCCTGCTCAACAGCCCGGCGTGGAGCCCGGACGGACAGTTCCTGGTGGGGCGCAAGCACTTCACCGGCCGGCGCTCGCTGGGCGCGGGCGAGGTGTGGATGTACCACCGCGCGGGCGGTGAGGGCGTGAAGCTCACCGAGCGCGTCAGCGACCAGAAGGACCTGGGCGAGCCCGCGTTCTCCCCCGACGGCCGCTACGTCTACTTCAGCCAGGACGTCACGCCGGGGAAGGCTTTCGAATACGACAAGGATCCGAACAAGGAGATCTACGCCATCCAGCGGCTGGACCTGGAGACGAAGGAGGTGGAGCCCTTCGTCACAGGCCCGGGCGGCTCCATCCGGCCCACGCCGTCGCCGGACGGCAAGCAGCTGGCGTTCGTGCGGCGGGTGCGCGCGAAGAGCGTGCTGTACGTGGCGGACGTGGCGTCCGGGGCGGAGCGGCCGCTGTACGACGGGCTCGACCGGGACATGCAGGAGACGTGGGCCATCCACGGCGTGACGCCGGTGATGGCGTGGACGCCGGACAACAAGGCGCTGGTGTTCTGGGCGGGCGGGAAGCTGCACCGCATCGACGTGGCGACGAAGAAGGTGTCGCCCATCCCCTTCCACGTGAAGGGGACGCGCACGGTGTTCCAGCCGGTGCGCAGCTCCCGGGCGGTGGCGCCGGAGCGCTTCAACGTGAAGATGCTGCGCTGGATGCAGGTGTCACCGGATGGCAAGCGCGTGGTGTACCAGGCGCTGGGCCGGCTCTATGTGAAGGAGCTGCCGTCGGGCACGCCGCGCCGGCTGACGCGGCAGAACGAGCACCTGGAGTTCTTCCCGTCGTTCTCCCGGGACGGGCGCTCCATCGTCTACACGACGTGGGACGACGACCGGCTGGGCGCGGTGCGCATCGTGGCGGCGACGGGCGGGGAGGGGCGCGTGGTGACGGCGCAGCCGGGCTACTTCGTGGAGCCCGCGCTGAGCCCGGATGGGAAGTGGGTGGTGTACCGGGCCACGGGGGATGGCTACCTGATGCCGGGCACGTGGAGCCGGGAGACGGGCCTGTTCGCGGTGGCGTCAGCGGGCGGTGGCGTGTCGCGCAAGCTGACGCGGGCCGGGGAGCAGCCGCACTTCGGCGCGAAGTCCGACCGCGTGTACTTCCTGCACGTGGAGTCGAAGGAGGCGGAGGACGTCCGCACGCTCCGGAGCGTCTCACTGGATGGGGGCGAGGAGCGCACGCACCTGAAGAGCGCGGGGGCGTTGGAGCTGCGGGTGTCGCCCGACGACCGGTGGGTGGCCTTCCGCGAGGACTTCAACGCCTACGTGACGCCCTTCGTGCGGGGCTCCAAGGAGGTGCAGGTGGGGCCGGGCGCCAAGGCGATGCCGGTGACGCAGGTGAGCCGTGACGCGGGGGAGTACCTGCACTGGTCCGGGAGCGGCTCCCGCATGTCGCTGCACTGGGCGCTGGGGCCGAAGCTGTTCACGCGGGCGCTGAAGGACGCGTTCACGTTCCTGGACGGCTCTCCGAAGACGGTGGCGCCGCCCTCCGCGGAGGGCGTGGACGTGTCGTTCACGTCGAAGTCGGACGTGCCGGAGGGGACGCTGGCGCTGGTGGGTGGGCGCATCGTCACGATGAAGGGCGACGAGGTGCTGGAGGAGGGCGTGGTGGTGGTGAAGGGCCACCGCATCGTCGCGGTGGGGCCGGTGGGGAAGGTGGCGGTGCCGGCGGGGGCGAAGGTGGTGGACGTGAAGGGCAAGACGCTGATGCCGGGCCTGGTGGACGTGCACTGGCACGGGCGCATGGGCGTGGACGGGCTGATGCCGGAGCAGAGCTGGGTGCAGGCGGCGTCGCTGGCGTTCGGGGTGACGACGCTGCACGACCCGTCGAACAACTCGGAGACCATCTTCGCCGCGAGCGAGCTGGGCAAGGCGGGGATGCTGGTGTCGCCGCGCATCCACTCCACGGGCACCATCCTGTACGGGGCGGCGAGCGCGGGGGCGCGCGTGGAGATCGACTCGCTGGACGACGCGCGCCGGCACCTGCGGCGGATGCAGGCGCTGGGTGGCTTCAGCGTGAAGAGCTACAACCAGCCCCGGCGGGACCAGCGGCAGAAGGTGCTCCAGGCGGCGCGCGAGCTGGGGATGCTGGTGGTGCCGGAGGGCGGCTCGCTGCTCCAGCACAACCTGACGATGGTGGTGGACGGGCACACGGGCGTGGAGCACTCGCTGCCGGTGGCGCGCATCTACGACGACGTGCGCCAGCTCTGGAAGGCCACGCGCGTGGGCTACACGCCGACGCTGGGCGTGTCCTACGGCGGGCTGATGGGGGAGAACTACTGGTACCAGAAGACGAACGTCTGGGAGGACACGCGCCTGTTGTCCTTCGTGCCCCGGCGCGTGGTGGATGAGCGGTCCCGGCGCCGGGTGATGGTGCCGGACGAGGAGTTCAACCACCAGAACGTGGCCCGCGTGGCGAAGGAGCTGAACGACCTGGGCGTGAGCGTGCAACTGGGCGCGCACGGGCAGCGTGAGGGCCTGGCCGCGCACTGGGAGCTGGCGATGTTCGTCCAGGGCGGCATGACGCCGATGCAGGCGCTGCGCGCGGGCACGCTGAGTGGGGCGCGCTACCTGGGGATGGACGCGGATTTGGGCTCGCTGGAGGGTGGGAAGCTGGCGGACCTGGTGGTGTTGGACAAGAACCCGCTGGAGGACATCTCCCACAGCCGCACGGTGCGCTACACGATGGTGAACGGGCGCCTGTACGACGCGAACACGCTGAACGAGGTGGGCACGCGGCAGCGCACGCGCGCGAAGTTCTTCTTCGAGAAGGACGGCAACGAGGGGTGGAGCCCGAAGGCCTCCACGCATGCCAACGAGCAGGCATGCGATTAG
- a CDS encoding hybrid sensor histidine kinase/response regulator: protein MKREQLRLAQEAGGIGVFTLEIATNLLTVTPEFCRLYGLPRTDTVPAQVIEAMALEEDRHRLSNARSRAAGQSALSVEYRIRRPDTGAVRWIARRASFVNDAAGQPVQLIGVTQDITERRLAEDALRAANERVQLALNTEAVIGTWVWDVPADNVITDERFARAFSLNPLQARDGLPLEVFMASMHPEDRAGVEAIIGRALKAGGAFRAEYRVRRWDGVYRWVEASGHCQLSPQGAPLRFPGVLVDIDARKRAELRQAALLEMTDRLREVTSPDAAAQLAMEVVGRLLGVPRAGYGTVDAAHALVLMHPNWVSDPKVSRVEGVHRFHDYGVFLEDLQRGDVVAIPDVRLDPRTASQAATLEKVGIRALFNIPLMEHGQFVAVLFLHDVRPRQWLEDEVELARNVADRVWTTLSRLKALADLRQANETLEQRVAQRTQERDRVWRLSQDLLLVADLEGRFLSVNPAWTRTLGWTEEELLGRTSQWMEPPEAREKTREEVRHLAEGRPTLRFENSFRTRSGAYRHFSWMAVPVPEDGVVYATARDVTEQRQAEEQLRQAQKMEAVGKLTGGVAHDFNNLLQIVGGNLQLLQRDVAGNERGLQRVRTALGAVERGARLSAQLLAFSRRQPLEPRSLSLGRLVQGMDDLLRRALGEDVELETVISGGLWNTLADPHQLENVILNLAINARDAMRGEGKLTLELSNASLDDHYAQQHPEVLAGPYVRLAVSDTGGGMTPDVMERAFEPFFTTKPEGRGTGLGLSMVYGFVKQSGGHVKLYSELGHGTTVKVYLPRSFQAEAPVSEVVTGPVEGGKETILAVEDDADVRATVVELLTELGYRVLRAVDGQSALSILKSGVAVDLLFTDVVMPGPLRSPELAKQARRLQPDIEVLFTSGYTENAIVHGGRLDAGVHLLSKPYRREDLARKVRALLDQRQQRLLTPPVPRVTRPEVPPRQESSATQESARRMHVLLVEDDEDVRTSASELLGLLGHAVMPVASAEEARVALAAGPFDVLFTDVTLPGMSGVDLAREVALRKPAMRIIIASGHGRAALDGDPQQWLGVVVLPKPYALTEIEQALAQVAATR, encoded by the coding sequence GTGAAGCGCGAACAGCTCCGGCTGGCGCAGGAGGCGGGAGGCATTGGCGTCTTCACGCTGGAGATCGCCACCAACCTGCTGACGGTGACGCCGGAGTTCTGCCGCCTGTACGGCCTGCCGCGCACGGACACCGTGCCCGCGCAGGTCATCGAGGCGATGGCGCTGGAGGAGGACCGGCACCGGCTGTCCAACGCGCGCTCGCGGGCCGCCGGACAGTCAGCCTTGTCGGTGGAGTACCGCATCCGCAGGCCGGACACCGGGGCGGTGCGCTGGATTGCCCGGCGGGCGTCGTTCGTGAACGACGCGGCGGGACAGCCGGTGCAGCTCATTGGCGTCACGCAGGACATCACCGAGCGGCGTCTGGCGGAGGACGCGCTGCGCGCGGCCAACGAGCGCGTGCAGCTGGCGCTGAACACCGAGGCGGTGATTGGCACCTGGGTGTGGGACGTGCCCGCCGACAACGTCATCACCGACGAGCGCTTCGCGCGGGCCTTCTCGCTGAACCCGCTGCAGGCGCGCGACGGGCTGCCGCTGGAGGTCTTCATGGCGTCCATGCACCCGGAGGACCGGGCGGGCGTGGAGGCCATCATCGGGCGCGCCCTGAAGGCGGGGGGCGCCTTCCGCGCCGAGTACCGCGTGCGCCGCTGGGACGGCGTCTACCGCTGGGTGGAGGCGAGCGGCCACTGTCAGCTTTCGCCCCAGGGAGCGCCGCTGCGCTTTCCGGGCGTGCTGGTGGACATCGACGCGCGCAAGCGGGCGGAGCTGCGGCAGGCGGCGTTGCTGGAGATGACGGACCGGCTGCGCGAGGTGACGTCTCCGGACGCCGCGGCGCAGCTGGCCATGGAGGTGGTGGGGCGCCTGCTGGGGGTGCCCCGCGCGGGGTACGGCACGGTGGACGCCGCGCACGCGCTGGTGCTGATGCACCCCAACTGGGTGTCCGACCCGAAGGTGTCCCGCGTGGAGGGCGTGCACCGCTTCCACGACTACGGCGTGTTCCTGGAGGACCTCCAGCGCGGCGACGTCGTGGCCATCCCGGACGTGCGGTTGGATCCGCGCACGGCGTCCCAGGCGGCCACGTTGGAGAAGGTGGGCATCCGGGCGCTGTTCAACATCCCGCTGATGGAGCACGGCCAGTTCGTGGCGGTGCTGTTCCTGCACGACGTGCGGCCGCGCCAGTGGCTGGAGGATGAAGTCGAGCTGGCGCGCAACGTGGCCGACCGCGTGTGGACGACGCTGTCGCGGCTCAAGGCGCTGGCGGACCTGCGGCAGGCCAACGAGACCCTGGAGCAGCGGGTGGCGCAGCGCACGCAGGAGCGGGACCGCGTGTGGCGGCTCTCCCAGGACCTGCTGCTGGTGGCGGACCTGGAGGGCCGCTTCCTCAGCGTCAACCCGGCCTGGACCCGGACGTTGGGGTGGACGGAGGAGGAGCTGCTCGGGCGCACGAGCCAGTGGATGGAGCCACCGGAGGCGCGGGAGAAGACGCGGGAGGAGGTCCGCCACCTGGCCGAGGGCCGCCCGACCCTGCGCTTCGAGAACTCCTTCCGGACGCGGAGCGGCGCCTATCGCCACTTCTCCTGGATGGCGGTGCCGGTGCCGGAGGACGGCGTGGTGTACGCCACCGCGCGCGACGTCACCGAGCAGCGGCAGGCGGAGGAGCAGCTGCGGCAGGCGCAGAAGATGGAGGCGGTGGGCAAGCTGACGGGGGGCGTGGCGCACGACTTCAACAACCTGCTCCAGATCGTCGGCGGCAACCTCCAGTTGTTGCAGCGCGACGTGGCGGGCAACGAGCGCGGGTTGCAGCGGGTGCGCACGGCGCTGGGGGCGGTGGAGCGAGGGGCGCGGCTGTCGGCGCAGCTGCTGGCGTTCTCGCGGCGGCAGCCGCTGGAGCCGCGCTCGCTGAGCCTGGGCCGGCTGGTGCAGGGCATGGACGACCTCTTGCGCCGCGCGCTGGGCGAGGACGTGGAGCTGGAGACGGTCATCAGCGGCGGGCTGTGGAACACGCTGGCGGATCCGCACCAGTTGGAGAACGTCATCCTGAACCTGGCCATCAACGCGCGCGACGCGATGCGGGGCGAGGGGAAGCTGACCCTGGAGCTGAGCAACGCGTCGCTGGACGACCACTACGCGCAGCAGCACCCGGAGGTGCTGGCCGGACCGTACGTGCGGCTGGCGGTGTCGGACACGGGCGGGGGCATGACGCCGGACGTGATGGAGCGCGCCTTCGAGCCCTTCTTCACCACGAAGCCGGAGGGCCGGGGCACGGGCCTGGGGCTGAGCATGGTGTATGGCTTCGTGAAGCAGTCCGGCGGCCACGTGAAGCTCTACAGCGAGCTGGGGCACGGCACGACGGTGAAGGTGTACCTGCCGCGCTCCTTCCAGGCGGAGGCGCCGGTGTCGGAGGTGGTGACGGGGCCGGTGGAGGGCGGCAAGGAGACCATCCTGGCGGTGGAGGACGACGCGGACGTGCGCGCGACGGTGGTGGAGCTGCTGACGGAGCTGGGCTACCGGGTGCTGCGCGCGGTGGACGGGCAGAGCGCGCTGTCCATCCTGAAGAGCGGCGTGGCGGTGGACCTGCTCTTCACGGACGTGGTGATGCCGGGGCCGTTGCGAAGCCCGGAGCTGGCGAAGCAGGCCCGGCGGCTCCAGCCGGACATCGAGGTGCTCTTCACGTCCGGGTACACGGAGAACGCCATCGTGCACGGCGGCCGGTTGGACGCGGGCGTGCATCTGTTGAGCAAGCCGTACCGGCGCGAGGACCTGGCGCGCAAGGTGCGGGCGCTGTTGGATCAACGCCAGCAGCGGCTGCTGACGCCGCCGGTGCCCAGGGTGACGCGGCCGGAGGTGCCGCCGCGTCAGGAGTCGTCGGCGACGCAGGAGTCCGCGCGGCGGATGCACGTGCTCCTGGTGGAGGACGACGAGGACGTCCGCACGTCGGCGAGCGAGCTGCTGGGCCTGCTGGGGCACGCGGTGATGCCGGTGGCGAGCGCGGAGGAGGCGCGGGTGGCGCTGGCCGCGGGTCCGTTCGACGTGTTGTTCACGGACGTGACGTTGCCGGGCATGTCGGGCGTGGACCTGGCGCGCGAGGTGGCGCTGCGAAAGCCCGCCATGCGCATCATCATCGCCTCCGGGCATGGGCGCGCGGCGCTGGATGGGGACCCGCAGCAATGGCTGGGCGTGGTGGTGCTGCCCAAGCCCTACGCGCTGACAGAGATTGAGCAGGCCCTGGCCCAGGTGGCCGCGACGCGCTGA